The proteins below come from a single Petrotoga miotherma DSM 10691 genomic window:
- a CDS encoding cation diffusion facilitator family transporter, which translates to MDLHHEEKERTLDSRLLLSVILNFGITIAEILGGIFSNSLALLSDAIHNLNDTTAILISYIARVLSKKKRDSKRTYGYKRVETLAAFVNTEILMVIAVYLLIEGINKLSNPSIIQGNIMLTVAFIGLTGNLTTAYLLHSDSKTNLNVKATFIHILSDTISSIFVIIGAFLIIYQKLYIVDAIFTLMISGYIFIESIPLLKNTINILLQGTPTDIEIGKIKTNLEKFDFVKDVHHIHIWTTDGKDKYMEAHIRLQESFDQNNYKLDDCIDKLNKVLKEEFEISHTTLQFEKNRCLEEKKVT; encoded by the coding sequence ATGGATCTACATCATGAAGAAAAAGAAAGGACTTTAGATTCTAGACTCCTTCTTTCTGTTATACTGAATTTTGGTATAACTATTGCAGAGATATTGGGCGGAATCTTTTCGAATAGTTTAGCTTTATTATCCGATGCCATACATAATCTAAACGATACTACTGCAATCCTTATAAGTTATATCGCAAGGGTTTTATCAAAAAAGAAACGAGACTCAAAAAGGACATACGGTTATAAAAGGGTGGAAACACTTGCTGCTTTTGTAAATACAGAAATATTAATGGTTATCGCTGTTTATTTACTTATTGAAGGTATAAATAAATTATCAAATCCATCAATCATACAAGGTAACATAATGCTAACAGTTGCTTTTATTGGTTTAACAGGAAATCTAACAACCGCATATTTATTACATTCTGATTCAAAAACAAATTTAAATGTCAAAGCCACTTTTATCCATATCCTTAGCGATACTATTTCGTCTATATTTGTAATCATTGGGGCATTTTTGATCATTTATCAAAAACTTTACATTGTTGATGCTATATTCACTCTTATGATAAGCGGGTATATATTTATAGAAAGTATACCACTACTTAAGAATACTATAAATATATTACTACAAGGAACTCCAACTGATATTGAAATCGGAAAAATAAAAACAAATTTGGAAAAGTTTGATTTCGTAAAAGATGTTCACCATATCCACATTTGGACAACCGATGGAAAAGACAAATATATGGAAGCCCATATAAGACTTCAAGAAAGTTTTGACCAAAATAATTATAAGCTGGATGATTGTATAGATAAATTAAACAAAGTTTTAAAAGAAGAATTTGAAATCAGTCATACCACTTTGCAATTTGAAAAAAATAGATGTTTGGAAGAAAAAAAAGTGACATGA
- a CDS encoding adenosine-specific kinase: MDLNLDVVQLYVPEDTNIIVGQSHFIKTVEDIYESIVTTNPSLKFGLAFNEASGPRLVRYDGNDEELIKVAIDNAQKIGAGHCFVLMIKNGFPINIKNQLLNVQEVLNIFAATANPLQIIVTESDQGRGILGVIDGYPPVGVEKEADREKRKNFLREVTKYKRW, translated from the coding sequence ATGGATTTAAATCTCGATGTTGTACAGTTATATGTTCCTGAAGATACGAATATAATAGTAGGGCAATCACATTTCATAAAAACTGTCGAAGATATCTATGAAAGTATAGTTACAACGAACCCTTCTTTAAAATTTGGCTTAGCTTTCAACGAAGCCTCTGGTCCTCGCCTTGTAAGATACGACGGGAACGATGAAGAGTTGATTAAAGTAGCTATCGATAACGCTCAAAAGATAGGAGCAGGTCATTGTTTTGTGTTAATGATCAAAAATGGTTTTCCGATAAACATCAAAAATCAACTATTGAATGTTCAAGAAGTACTCAATATTTTTGCTGCTACAGCAAACCCTCTACAGATAATTGTAACTGAAAGTGATCAGGGAAGGGGTATATTAGGAGTAATAGATGGATATCCCCCAGTAGGTGTAGAAAAAGAAGCTGACAGAGAAAAAAGAAAAAACTTCTTGCGAGAGGTAACAAAGTACAAAAGATGGTAA
- a CDS encoding methyltransferase domain-containing protein — MWIFFTILALLILYLLFFWVIPFSLKGAIFDPSRKRDVEKMVDMAEIKGDEISVDLGSGDGRVVIAFAEKGAQAHGFEINPFLVLISRRNIRRAGLKGKAFIHWKNFWKADLSKFDIITAFQVDFAMNKLENKLKKELKPGAKVISNQWTFPNWKYSKYENGIYVYESRELPTK; from the coding sequence ATGTGGATATTTTTTACAATTTTAGCATTATTAATATTATATTTGCTTTTTTTCTGGGTAATTCCTTTTTCATTGAAGGGTGCTATATTTGATCCAAGTAGAAAAAGAGATGTCGAAAAAATGGTTGATATGGCAGAAATAAAAGGAGACGAGATCTCGGTAGATTTGGGATCGGGAGATGGCCGTGTTGTTATAGCCTTCGCTGAAAAAGGTGCACAAGCTCATGGTTTTGAGATAAACCCTTTTTTAGTATTGATTTCAAGGAGAAATATTAGAAGAGCCGGATTAAAAGGAAAGGCGTTTATTCATTGGAAAAACTTCTGGAAAGCAGATTTGTCTAAATTCGATATTATAACGGCTTTTCAAGTGGATTTTGCGATGAATAAATTAGAAAATAAATTAAAAAAAGAACTCAAGCCTGGAGCAAAAGTAATTTCAAATCAATGGACGTTCCCAAATTGGAAATATTCTAAATATGAAAATGGCATCTATGTTTATGAATCAAGAGAATTGCCAACAAAATAG